The genomic interval AATCGAGCCGCAGCTCCACGGCGGCGGCCACGAGAAGGGCCTGCGCTCGGGCACCCTCAACGTGCCGGGCATCGTCGGCTTCGGCGCCGCGGCGGCGATCGCGGCGGCCGAGCTGGAGACCGAGGCCGCTCGCCTGCGCGAGCTGCGCGATGAGCTCTACGAGGGCCTCCGCGCGCGGCTGGACGGCGTCCAGCTCAACGGCGCGCGCGAGCCGCGCCTCGCCGGCAACCTCAACCTCAGCTTCGCCGGCGTGGACGCCGACGGACTCCTCATGCGCCTGCGCACGATCGCGCTCTCCAGCGCCTCGGCCTGCAGCACGGCCAGCGAATCGCCCTCGCACGTGCTCGCCGCAATGGGCCTGGACGCCGCGCGTGCGGCCGGCGCCCTGCGTTTCAGCCTCGGCCGCTTCACGACGGGCGAGGAGATCGCTGCCACCATCGCGGCGGTCGCCGCCGCCGTTCGGGAGCTGCGCGCGGCCGACCCGCGGCGCCTCACGCTCGACACCCTCGAACACGCAAGGAGCGGACTCGCATGATCACCCTCACCGAGAGCGCCGCCAGCGAGGTGCGCCGCCTGATGGCCGAGACGGGCCAGACGGCCGCCGTGCTGCGCGTCGGCATCAAGAGCGGCGGCTGCAGCGGCTTCAGCTACGAGCTGGGCATCGATGACAACGCCGATGACGGCGACCAGCGCTTCGAGAGCCAGGGCGTGCCCGTGGTGGTCGACCTGAAGAGCTACTTCTACGTGAAGGGGCTCGTCATCGACTTCGAGCAGAAGCTGCTCGGCGGCGGCTTCCGCTTCCAGAACCCGAACGCGACCGGCGGCTGCGGCTGCGGGACGAGCTTCTCGGCCTAGCCGTGGCGAAGCCGCCGGGCACCGAGAGCATCGCCTGCGGCTGCGGGGGCGAGGCCTGCGCCACCGCCGCCCCGGTGGCGGGCGCGCCAAGCCGCTGGCGCGGGCGAGCGCCGGTCCTGA from bacterium carries:
- a CDS encoding aminotransferase class V-fold PLP-dependent enzyme, which translates into the protein AAQAAGKIPLDVDAMGVDLLSLSAHKLYGPKGVGALYLRRREPRVRIEPQLHGGGHEKGLRSGTLNVPGIVGFGAAAAIAAAELETEAARLRELRDELYEGLRARLDGVQLNGAREPRLAGNLNLSFAGVDADGLLMRLRTIALSSASACSTASESPSHVLAAMGLDAARAAGALRFSLGRFTTGEEIAATIAAVAAAVRELRAADPRRLTLDTLEHARSGLA
- a CDS encoding iron-sulfur cluster assembly accessory protein, yielding MITLTESAASEVRRLMAETGQTAAVLRVGIKSGGCSGFSYELGIDDNADDGDQRFESQGVPVVVDLKSYFYVKGLVIDFEQKLLGGGFRFQNPNATGGCGCGTSFSA